A genome region from Tolypothrix sp. PCC 7712 includes the following:
- a CDS encoding photosystem I protein PsaX, translating to MTAKSKSSPVADSGAKPPYPFRTGWALFLLAINFLVAAYYFHIIE from the coding sequence ATGACTGCTAAAAGCAAAAGTTCACCAGTAGCAGATAGTGGAGCTAAACCCCCCTATCCTTTCCGTACTGGTTGGGCATTATTCTTATTAGCGATCAACTTCTTAGTTGCAGCTTACTACTTCCATATCATTGAGTAA